From Cotesia glomerata isolate CgM1 linkage group LG3, MPM_Cglom_v2.3, whole genome shotgun sequence:
tttttacgtgttatttaaatgggaatataaaaattcattgagcttcgAAAAGAATTAagatatcaagctgcgctttagagagaattttttttataccttaaagAAGTTTTTGAGACAGcagcacttgaaaaaaaaaaataaaaatgttttttttggaccactctcatatatatatatatagagtgtcccagaagtaacggacgccattgtagcatctaataaacaaaataattctgagacgaaaagtccttagccattttttaatcagacgcatagataattaattattaattaaaataacgtccttttatgcgttagagagagagcactagtgtcaagtcaagtgcgttctaACGAAgatgcttgcacgtgtgaatgtgtaagtaaatatgtgtgactacgttagaaactagttagtcatacagttagttgtgtctttgtttggcacatatttTACttgacactggcgctctctctctaacaaataaagagacgttatttttgattaataattaattatctatgcggttaattgaaaaatggctaaggacttttcgtctcagaattatttttttcatcagatgctacaatggcgtccgtgacttttgggacaccctgtatatatatatatatatataattctcgtgtcacagttttcgttgccatactcctccgaaacggcttgaccgattttgatgaaattttttgtgcttatCCGGTATCTATAAGAATCGGccaacatctatttttcatccccCTAAATGTTAGAGGTAGTCCACccctcaattttttttttattttttagacaaaatttttaatttctatttttttatgatacaacatacaaaaatacatacaatcctcaattttcaccctactacgatcaacccttattttttaatagccattttagtaatttaatcattttcccTCTCCGGTCTAAAACTGATCAATcgtcatttaattagttatccccgccagatgtctacaggtgtcacttctgacccagtaaacagcacggagtagggatgagaacgaagccggtctcctttctttctcactccctacacagttgtcggccatcattattgtttatgcatcaagtgtagtagtaacgttgacaattattattttgctatctcagtgtaactctcatattaacttttaatcattcctattttatcaataataattaaattataaattttgagtgTGTTTTGCACGATTAGTTAATCAAGTGATTCTATAACCTCAaaaatactcaacacgtgACACAAGCTtccaataacaatttttttgttgtaagtatacttttttttatttatatcgaaaatgttgtcgatcttataaaaaatgtaattttaatttaattttattaaaaaatgtaattgaacaattaagattttcatagtttccaaaaaatcaatcattatgaatctttatttttgaaatgtcaatggaaatattggttgtatgaaaaaattataagagacaatgtttttcataaaatttaattttttacttttgtttgaaaaatttttccataaaatttatatttttgttataatttcataaattaaaactaatcatttcaaaactgcggcaaaaatcctggccctaattatacttttaacatttttcatcattaaataatttcattaattctatttatgtatgttttgtacagtgagcaatgccaagaaaacgcaaaggggctgATTTGAGCCGCAGTACAAGCAAAGCTCGATACTTGCGAAATAGCAGATCcgaaagaacagaagaacaaatccagcaacaaaatactgatgcacgtgtcagaatggcgcaattgcatcaagaagagccagaagatacacgagctgaacgcaatgaagtcagaagattagaacaacgacaatcacgcCGTTTTACAGTCAATAGACGAAGAACAAATGACCAACAACTACAACAGGTACATCGAGCATTTATATCTGATTCATTCCtgcgtctagcattccagtatgagcccgatattgaatattatgctcattcaaaagtgGTAATTGGTGCTATGGACAAGGAATGTCCGCATTGTCATGctctgaaattcaaaaatgagccAGCTGGGATGTGTTGCGCGTCAGGAAAAGTGCAACTAGCTGAAAttgaaacaccacctgaacCATTGAATGGCTTACTTATCGGCACGGATCCAGATTCTAACGTGTTCCTGAATTCAATTCGAAGATTCAATTCatgctttcaaatgacatcgttcggagcaacagaaatagttcGAAATACTAATGCAAATGGTCAACAATTCAATTCTACATTCAAAATCAGaggccaagtttatcataaaatgggCTCACTGCTGCCAATGCCAAACGAACCACATAAATTCTTACAAATCTACTTTATGGGCGGCGAGGATTCCGGAAGCGCACTTGCCAATCGCGTGAATGCACGTTGTGATTATAATAACCTTGATTCACTTTATGCCAGGCGCATCGTCAGCGAGCTAGATGCTCTTTTTAACGAGCACAACgagttgttgaaaatattcaaatcacaTATGCACCAATTACAAAGCGATAATCACGCTATCGTCATTAATCCTGATAAAACACCAGCTGGAGAGCATATTCGTAGATTCAATGCACCCGTTGTTGATGATGTTGCTGGAATCATGGTTGGCGATTGTACAGCTGCACGAGAAATTGTGATTcgtagaagaaataataatcttcagttCATTGCTGACACACATCGTTCATATGACGCTCTCCAATATCCGCTAATATTCTGGAAGGGACAAGACGGATATTGCATAAACATAAAACAACGAGATCCCGTATCAGGTACttcattgattattaaattgatcattaatcatttaacaaaacaattaaattattgaacgtaataaatttaaattaatttttatgaacaaaTATTACAGGAGCTGAAACAAACTAGAACGTTAGCTCAAAGGATTATTATGCGTATCGATTAATGATTAGACGTGGCCTGGACAACGTCATTTGACGATGTCGTGAGCTTTGTCAACAATTCATGGTCGACATGTACGCGAAGATTGAGAGCGAATGACTACGATACTTACGATATAATCAACAAAACCTGCGCGCGGAAGAGTACATTCATTTGCGAGACGCTATCAACAACAACGCCGACGTCGCCGAAATTGGTAACCATGTCATTTTACCATCATCGTACGTAGGCAGTCCACGTCATATGCAAGAATATATACAGGATGCTCTGACTTTCGTGCGCGAATATGGACGAccatgtttatttatcacgttCACATGTAATCCAAAATGGCCAGAGATTACATCTTTGCTACTGCCTGGCCAAAATGCAATACATCGCCATGACATTACAGCACGTGTGTTCAGACAAAAGTTGAAGTCTTTAATAAGTTTCATTACTAAATCACATGTATTTGGTCCCACACGTTGCTGGATGTATTCGGTTGA
This genomic window contains:
- the LOC123261734 gene encoding uncharacterized protein LOC123261734, with the protein product MTSFGATEIVRNTNANGQQFNSTFKIRGQVYHKMGSLLPMPNEPHKFLQIYFMGGEDSGSALANRVNARCDYNNLDSLYARRIVSELDALFNEHNELLKIFKSHMHQLQSDNHAIVINPDKTPAGEHIRRFNAPVVDDVAGIMVGDCTAAREIVIRRRNNNLQFIADTHRSYDALQYPLIFWKGQDGYCINIKQRDPVSGAETN